Proteins encoded together in one Rossellomorea sp. y25 window:
- a CDS encoding DUF5668 domain-containing protein codes for MKQQQRIFPGMILIGFGAYFYLQQASIVLFQEFFTWPTLLMIVGLAFLGQGYGGRDYEAILPGTILVGFGLHFHVVNRLEIWPDHMGTFILIIALGFLLRYQKTRAGLFQGVLFLTLSIILLFYDKAAGWFGFIGGNVVETAWEFWPMIIIGIGVYLLFIKKK; via the coding sequence ATGAAACAACAACAAAGAATTTTCCCAGGAATGATCTTAATCGGCTTTGGGGCATACTTTTACTTACAGCAGGCGAGCATAGTCCTGTTTCAGGAGTTCTTCACGTGGCCTACTTTACTGATGATTGTTGGACTTGCTTTTCTCGGACAGGGATATGGAGGGAGAGATTATGAAGCCATATTACCGGGAACGATTCTCGTTGGATTCGGTCTGCATTTTCATGTTGTCAATAGACTCGAAATCTGGCCTGATCACATGGGGACTTTCATTCTGATCATTGCCTTGGGTTTCCTGCTCAGGTACCAGAAAACGAGAGCAGGACTTTTTCAAGGTGTGCTCTTTTTAACCCTTTCTATCATTCTCTTATTCTATGATAAAGCGGCGGGATGGTTTGGCTTCATTGGAGGTAATGTGGTGGAGACCGCTTGGGAATTCTGGCCGATGATCATCATTGGTATCGGCGTCTACTTATTGTTTATAAAGAAAAAATAA
- a CDS encoding transporter substrate-binding domain-containing protein, protein MKNWKSLVLLVISVLLLSACGDKATTENGAKLVEEGKFIYAASGEFKPFSVTNNDGTMSGFDIEVAEAVAKEMGLEPEQKKFKFAGIVEGVKSGRFDAAVASHTITDERLKEVDFSTPYYYSGPQIFVRPDSSVETLDDLEGMEIAVSKGSTYAETAQGVTDNIQQYDSDVVALEALNKGKHDAVITDFITGKEAIAAGLNVEARELIGRSEQAIAVSKENEKLLDEINKALETLREDGTLKKISEKYFNTDITSDPEEE, encoded by the coding sequence GTGAAGAATTGGAAAAGCCTAGTCTTGTTAGTCATTTCTGTGCTTCTTCTATCAGCCTGTGGCGACAAAGCCACAACAGAAAATGGTGCGAAGTTAGTAGAGGAAGGCAAATTCATTTATGCAGCTTCAGGTGAATTTAAGCCATTCAGTGTAACAAATAATGATGGAACCATGTCAGGTTTCGATATTGAAGTGGCAGAAGCCGTTGCGAAAGAAATGGGTCTTGAACCTGAACAGAAGAAATTTAAGTTTGCAGGAATTGTAGAAGGAGTGAAATCGGGTCGTTTTGATGCGGCGGTTGCCAGCCATACGATCACGGATGAACGCTTGAAGGAAGTAGACTTCTCAACTCCTTATTATTATTCTGGCCCGCAGATCTTCGTTCGTCCGGACAGTTCTGTAGAAACATTGGATGATTTGGAAGGAATGGAGATTGCCGTTTCCAAAGGATCTACTTACGCAGAGACTGCCCAGGGAGTAACGGATAATATTCAACAATATGATAGTGATGTAGTCGCATTAGAAGCATTAAATAAGGGTAAACATGATGCCGTTATTACCGACTTCATTACTGGTAAAGAAGCGATCGCTGCAGGTTTGAACGTTGAAGCCCGTGAACTGATCGGGCGCAGTGAGCAAGCCATCGCCGTAAGTAAAGAAAATGAAAAGTTATTGGATGAAATCAATAAAGCTCTTGAAACTCTAAGAGAAGACGGTACGTTAAAGAAAATCAGTGAAAAATATTTCAATACAGACATCACATCAGATCCTGAAGAAGAGTAA
- a CDS encoding amino acid ABC transporter ATP-binding protein, whose amino-acid sequence MSVSQEMIKVEKLNKSFGDLHVLKDIDISVKESDVVCLIGASGSGKSTLLRCLNFLELKDNGKVVIEGDEVNQDTHDLNKIRQKVGMVFQHFYLFPHKTVLENVMEAPVYVKGVSKAEAKKDAKELLKKVGLGDKENVYPSKLSGGQKQRVAIARALAMKPEIMLFDEPTSALDPELVGEVLATMKELALEGMTMVVVTHEMGFAREVADWVVYMHDGRIVEVGPPQELFNAPKEQRTREFLDSVL is encoded by the coding sequence ATGAGTGTGAGTCAGGAAATGATTAAAGTGGAAAAATTAAATAAATCCTTTGGTGATTTACACGTACTGAAGGACATTGATATCAGTGTAAAGGAAAGTGATGTGGTTTGCCTCATTGGAGCCAGTGGATCAGGGAAGAGTACATTGCTTCGCTGCTTAAACTTCCTGGAACTGAAAGACAATGGAAAGGTTGTCATAGAAGGCGATGAAGTCAACCAGGATACACATGATTTAAATAAAATCCGTCAAAAAGTCGGAATGGTATTTCAACATTTCTACCTTTTCCCTCACAAAACGGTCCTGGAAAATGTGATGGAAGCACCGGTATACGTCAAAGGGGTTTCAAAGGCCGAAGCAAAGAAGGATGCGAAAGAGCTATTAAAGAAAGTCGGCCTGGGGGATAAGGAAAATGTCTATCCATCCAAGCTATCCGGTGGACAGAAGCAGCGTGTGGCCATTGCAAGGGCCCTGGCGATGAAGCCTGAAATCATGCTCTTTGATGAACCTACCTCAGCACTTGACCCTGAATTGGTCGGAGAGGTCTTGGCAACCATGAAGGAGCTTGCTTTAGAGGGGATGACGATGGTTGTCGTGACCCATGAAATGGGGTTTGCCCGCGAGGTAGCCGACTGGGTCGTGTATATGCACGATGGCAGGATCGTGGAAGTAGGACCTCCCCAGGAATTGTTCAACGCTCCAAAAGAGCAGCGGACAAGAGAATTTCTGGATTCAGTTTTATAA
- the yihA gene encoding ribosome biogenesis GTP-binding protein YihA/YsxC — translation MKVNQVELVISAVRPEQYPGDFLPEFALAGRSNVGKSSFINKMIGRKSMARISSKPGKTQTLNFYKIEETLYYVDVPGYGFAKVSKTEREAWGKMIETYITSREQLRAVILIVDLRHAPTNDDVMMYDFLKHHELPCIVIATKADKIPKGKWQKHLKVTRETLNMDKEDDLIMFSSETGLGKDKAWDAIKSYYK, via the coding sequence GTGAAAGTAAATCAAGTTGAGCTAGTCATCAGTGCAGTCAGGCCTGAACAATATCCTGGCGATTTTCTTCCTGAGTTTGCCTTAGCGGGACGCTCGAACGTGGGGAAATCCTCATTCATCAATAAAATGATCGGTCGCAAGAGCATGGCAAGGATTTCATCCAAGCCAGGTAAAACCCAGACGCTGAACTTCTATAAAATAGAAGAGACCCTCTATTACGTGGACGTACCTGGTTACGGTTTTGCCAAAGTATCAAAAACAGAACGGGAAGCATGGGGAAAGATGATTGAAACCTACATCACTTCCCGTGAGCAGTTAAGGGCGGTCATCCTGATCGTGGACCTGCGCCATGCGCCAACCAATGATGATGTCATGATGTACGATTTCCTTAAGCATCATGAGCTTCCATGCATCGTCATCGCCACCAAAGCGGATAAGATCCCGAAAGGCAAATGGCAGAAACACCTGAAAGTAACAAGGGAAACGTTGAACATGGACAAAGAAGACGACCTCATCATGTTCTCTTCCGAAACAGGCCTTGGAAAAGACAAAGCCTGGGACGCCATCAAGTCTTATTATAAATAA
- a CDS encoding cytochrome c biogenesis protein, with protein sequence MFEQTMTRLHELMIVLYAISILFYFIDFLNKNRKANLFAFWLLAIVWILQTIFLFLYMMNTGRFPVLTIFEGLYFYAWVLITLSLVINRLLRVDFTVFFTNVLGFIIMAIHTFAPVQVESQAMAEQLVSELLLIHITMAILSYGAFSLSFVVSLLYLLQFKLLKEKKWGQRLWRISDLSKLEKISYISNSIGVAMLLLSLILGLQWAYIKLPDFIWYDPKIVGSFILLILYSSYLYLRIKKNVFGKSLAFLNVAAFLIILINFFLGSRLSSFHFWYS encoded by the coding sequence ATGTTTGAACAAACGATGACTAGGCTGCATGAACTTATGATTGTTCTGTATGCTATTAGTATTCTCTTTTACTTTATAGATTTCTTAAACAAAAACCGGAAGGCGAATCTGTTTGCCTTCTGGTTACTTGCGATTGTTTGGATACTTCAAACAATCTTTTTATTTCTTTACATGATGAACACAGGCAGGTTTCCAGTCCTCACCATTTTCGAGGGACTTTATTTTTATGCCTGGGTCCTCATTACCCTGTCACTTGTCATCAATCGATTATTAAGGGTGGACTTTACGGTGTTTTTTACGAATGTACTTGGATTCATCATTATGGCGATCCATACGTTTGCACCGGTACAGGTAGAGTCTCAGGCAATGGCAGAACAGCTCGTATCTGAATTATTGTTGATTCATATTACGATGGCCATCCTTTCATATGGAGCCTTTTCATTATCCTTTGTGGTTTCCTTGCTTTATCTCCTCCAATTTAAATTATTGAAAGAGAAAAAATGGGGACAAAGGTTATGGCGGATCAGTGATCTGTCTAAACTTGAGAAGATTTCATATATTTCCAATTCCATTGGAGTAGCGATGCTTCTGCTCAGCCTGATCCTTGGGTTGCAATGGGCATATATCAAGCTCCCGGATTTCATATGGTATGATCCGAAAATAGTAGGGTCATTTATTCTATTAATTTTATATAGTAGTTATTTATATCTGCGCATCAAAAAGAATGTATTTGGTAAATCATTAGCTTTTCTAAATGTTGCAGCCTTCTTGATCATACTAATTAACTTTTTCTTAGGAAGTCGGTTGTCTTCATTTCATTTCTGGTATTCATAA
- a CDS encoding amino acid ABC transporter permease, translated as MHFFETLTGTYDVFLKGMLLTFQLTFVSVLIAIVIGLFFAFLKISGIKPLELLADLYIFVVRGTPLIVQIFIFYFGLTSLNISGFWSVVMGLAFHNGAYIAEIFRGAIQSIDKGQMEAGRSLGMSLGLSMRRIILPQAFRRALPPLGNQFIIALKDSSLASFIGMFELFSVATTLGSNNFDYMTYLLVVAIYYLVLVLVFSTIVNIIEKRMSVSD; from the coding sequence ATGCACTTTTTTGAAACCTTAACAGGTACATATGATGTATTTCTTAAAGGGATGTTATTAACATTCCAATTAACCTTTGTTTCTGTACTTATTGCGATTGTGATTGGTTTGTTTTTCGCGTTTCTCAAGATTTCCGGAATCAAGCCATTGGAACTATTAGCGGATTTATATATTTTCGTTGTGCGGGGAACACCTTTAATTGTTCAAATCTTTATTTTCTACTTCGGATTAACCTCATTAAATATATCAGGCTTCTGGTCTGTTGTTATGGGTCTTGCTTTCCATAATGGTGCCTACATCGCCGAGATTTTCCGTGGAGCCATCCAATCCATTGATAAAGGGCAAATGGAAGCGGGACGGTCCCTTGGAATGTCTCTTGGATTGTCCATGAGAAGGATCATTTTGCCGCAAGCATTCAGACGAGCCCTGCCACCACTTGGTAATCAATTCATCATTGCATTAAAGGATTCATCTCTTGCATCATTCATAGGGATGTTCGAATTGTTCAGTGTGGCAACGACGCTTGGTTCCAACAACTTCGATTACATGACCTACCTGCTCGTTGTAGCGATCTATTACCTGGTTCTGGTACTGGTATTCTCAACGATTGTCAATATCATAGAAAAACGGATGTCAGTTAGTGATTAA
- the hemA gene encoding glutamyl-tRNA reductase — MYTIVVGLNYKTAPVEIRERLSFNETDLPFAMKALKEKKSILENVIVSTCNRTEVYAVVDQLHTGRYYIKDFLSQWFDIDKEEFTPYLFIYEQEGAVEHLFKVACGLNSMVLGETQILGQIRSSFLNAQESGATGTVFNHLFKQAVTVAKKGHSETDIGSNAVSVSYAAVELAKKVFGSLEKKHVLILGAGKMGELAIQNLHGSGATKVTVINRTYEKAQTLAERFSGNAKTMKELQCALVEADIMISSTGAKEFVITKEMMSHVESMRKGRPLFMVDIAVPRDLDPSIGELESVFLYDIDDLEGIVQANLAERKKAAEQIEIMIEAEIVSFKEWLNMLGVVPVISALRQKALSIQAETMESIERKMPDLTDRERKVLNKHTKSIINQLLKDPILQAKEFAGLPDAEDKLDLFINIFNIEQQVLEQKQVKAANEKTESDLKLVPQPSFQA, encoded by the coding sequence ATGTATACAATAGTCGTTGGTTTGAATTACAAAACGGCCCCTGTTGAGATTCGTGAGCGTTTATCATTCAATGAAACTGATCTTCCTTTCGCTATGAAGGCTTTAAAGGAAAAGAAGAGCATTCTGGAAAATGTGATTGTTTCTACATGTAATAGAACGGAAGTCTATGCAGTAGTGGATCAGCTTCATACAGGTCGTTATTATATTAAAGATTTCTTATCTCAATGGTTCGATATAGATAAAGAGGAGTTCACACCTTATCTGTTCATTTATGAACAAGAAGGAGCAGTCGAACACCTTTTTAAAGTTGCGTGCGGTTTGAATTCAATGGTGTTGGGGGAAACCCAGATCCTCGGGCAAATTCGTTCAAGCTTCCTGAATGCACAGGAATCAGGGGCGACTGGTACAGTATTTAATCATCTGTTCAAGCAGGCAGTGACGGTAGCCAAAAAGGGTCACTCCGAAACAGATATCGGTTCCAATGCTGTGTCTGTCAGCTATGCAGCCGTTGAATTAGCTAAAAAAGTATTCGGCAGCCTGGAGAAAAAACATGTTCTTATTCTTGGTGCCGGTAAAATGGGAGAACTAGCGATCCAAAACCTTCATGGCAGCGGAGCGACTAAAGTGACGGTCATTAATCGTACGTATGAAAAGGCACAAACCTTGGCAGAACGTTTCAGCGGGAACGCTAAAACAATGAAGGAACTTCAATGTGCCCTCGTGGAAGCGGACATTATGATCAGTTCTACGGGTGCAAAGGAATTCGTGATCACAAAAGAAATGATGTCCCATGTGGAAAGCATGAGAAAAGGTCGACCTCTTTTCATGGTGGATATTGCGGTACCCCGTGATCTGGATCCTTCCATCGGAGAATTAGAAAGTGTTTTCCTTTATGATATCGATGATCTGGAAGGCATCGTTCAGGCAAACCTGGCTGAGCGTAAGAAAGCAGCCGAGCAAATTGAAATCATGATTGAAGCCGAAATTGTGTCCTTTAAAGAGTGGTTGAATATGCTTGGGGTGGTCCCGGTTATTTCAGCTCTTCGACAAAAAGCACTCTCCATCCAAGCTGAAACGATGGAAAGCATCGAACGGAAAATGCCTGACTTAACAGATCGTGAGCGAAAAGTGTTAAATAAGCATACGAAGAGCATTATCAATCAGTTGTTAAAGGATCCAATCCTGCAAGCGAAGGAATTCGCGGGCCTTCCGGATGCTGAAGATAAACTGGATTTATTTATCAATATTTTTAACATTGAACAACAAGTGCTAGAGCAGAAACAAGTAAAAGCAGCCAATGAAAAGACTGAGAGCGATCTTAAGCTTGTACCACAACCTTCTTTTCAAGCATAA